The Neodiprion virginianus isolate iyNeoVirg1 chromosome 5, iyNeoVirg1.1, whole genome shotgun sequence genome contains a region encoding:
- the LOC124305490 gene encoding uncharacterized protein LOC124305490 isoform X1, which translates to MTKHTNLNLNIKPGWKIGIAGRTEAGKSSLISALFHLTGNGLEGEILLDGIDAKSIELHELRPRISIIPQEPILFSTILRYNPDPFDQYSDTQLWNSLREVELGNAVSSLKFQLGYYTQTGCRRAVLILDCWKVNVIGRRFPGYIFTSIQTEESADAVRIQELHDPINKNSERLPEDDFERIKIERVRPSYPEDFNHHRLTSNLVGTQNSEKPIGSSVDDTECRNALKNIDAEGLVIGGETDKPSLFSPQIEFRSEDQEAGNFGPSRNGRRMPEPKIENEPDDEEVALDLSEPPEEVMEYARTQLGETDEVKCLTIDELRDMIYERGECTPHRMDDAFLIRFLRARRFNVNKAHRLVVNYYNFKDDHPDIHRGLNPLEMRHIGDDDIMTVPAYRTQCGRRMMIFRIGNWDPRKYSIIEIFKATVVVLELGVLEPRAQILGGVVIFDLEGLAMAHAWTVTPQIASMVLALMVTSFPIKSHAIHILHQSWVFDAIFAVFKPLLDARMRDKIFFHGSDMESLHRHVVPTSLPKKYGGTRNELPYYKWIDSLSKNPTIVKEMQLLGYIASEEIIKNLET; encoded by the exons ATGACCAAGCACACT AACCTAAACCTGAACATAAAGCCTGGCTGGAAAATCGGTATAGCGGGAAGAACCGAGGCTGGGAAATCCTCGTTGATCTCAGCGCTGTTTCATCTCACCGGAAATGGACTGGAGGGAGAAATTCTGCTGGACGGGATCGACGCGAAGTCGATTGAACTACACGAGTTGCGACCCCGGATTTCGATCATCCCTCAGGAGCCAATTCTGTTCTCAACGATTCTCCGTTACAACCCGGATCCTTTCGACCAGTATTCGGACACCCAGCTTTGGAACAGTCTGCGCGAAGTAGAACTTGGGAATGCGGTATCGTCCCTGAAATTTCAG CTCGGCTACTATACCCAAACGGGTTGCCGTCGTGCAGTTCTCATCCTGGATTGTTGGAAGGTGAACGTGATCGGACGCCGGTTTCCTGGTTACATCTTTACTAGTATCCAAACC GAGGAATCAGCCGACGCGGTTCGCATCCAGGAGCTTCACGACCCGATAAACAAGAATAGCGAGAGGCTGCCCGAAGACGATTTCGAGAGGATCAAGATCGAGAGGGTGCGACCCAGCTATCCTGAGGACTTTAATCACCACAGACTGACTTCCAACCTCGTTGGAACGCAGAACTCAGAAAAACCGATTGGAAGCTCCGTAGATGACACGGAGTGCAGAAACGCGCTGAAGAACATCGATGCAGAGGGCTTAGTGATCGGTGGTGAAACTGATAAACCGTCGCTGTTTTCGCCGCAAATCGAATTCAGAAGTGAAGACCAAGAGGCAGGGAATTTTGGACCAAGCAGAAACGGTAGAAGAATGCCGGAGCCGAAGATCGAAAATGAGCCCGACGATGAAGAGGTGGCACTTGACCTGAGCGAACCGCCAGAAGAGGTGATGGAATATGCGAGAACCCAACTCGGGGAAACGGACGAGGTCAAATGCCTGACGATTGATGAACTCCGGGACATGATTTACG AGAGAGGGGAGTGCACGCCACATCGGATGGACGATGCGTTTTTGATCCGGTTTCTTCGGGCACGTCGCTTCAACGTAAACAAGGCGCATAGGCTG GTGGTAAACTACTACAACTTCAAGGATGACCATCCGGATATTCACCGTGGTCTGAATCCCTTGGAAATGCGGCACATTGGCGACGATGACATAATGACGGTGCCTGCCTACCGGACGCAGTGCGGTCGACGGATGATGATATTCAGGATCGGGAACTGGGACCCCAGGAAGTACTCTATAATCGAGATTTTCAAGGCGACGGTGGTAGTTCTGGAGCTTGGCGTACTGGAACCAAGAGCCCAGATCCTCGGTGGTGTCGTTATATTCGATTTGGAAGGTCTGGCAATGGCTCACGCATGGACAGTGACGCCGCAG ATAGCGAGCATGGTTTTGGCCCTGATGGTGACTTCGTTTCCCATAAAGTCCCACGCCATTCACATCCTGCATCAGTCCTGGGTGTTCGACGCTATATTCGCGGTCTTTAAGCCACTCCTGGACGCCAGGATGAGGGACAAGATCTTCTTTCACGGGTCGGACATGGAAAGTCTGCATAGACACGTGGTCCCAACATCACTGCCGAAAAAATACGGTGGTACCAGAAACGAACTTCCCTACTACAAATGGATAGACTCGCTGAGCAAGAACCCGACGATTGTTAAGGAGATGCAGCTGCTTGGCTACATTGCGTCTGAGGAAATAATAAAGAATCTCGAGACGTAG
- the LOC124305490 gene encoding alpha-tocopherol transfer protein-like isoform X2 — protein MTRPANVEGEFASAVNHQAKKPEVTYITIGKLLTRNIRLQWMWTSMMDMRYSISTKIRSNGNQHSCYVTKENGRDQLLRNSIGLQYVGRYFNRDMTEESADAVRIQELHDPINKNSERLPEDDFERIKIERVRPSYPEDFNHHRLTSNLVGTQNSEKPIGSSVDDTECRNALKNIDAEGLVIGGETDKPSLFSPQIEFRSEDQEAGNFGPSRNGRRMPEPKIENEPDDEEVALDLSEPPEEVMEYARTQLGETDEVKCLTIDELRDMIYERGECTPHRMDDAFLIRFLRARRFNVNKAHRLVVNYYNFKDDHPDIHRGLNPLEMRHIGDDDIMTVPAYRTQCGRRMMIFRIGNWDPRKYSIIEIFKATVVVLELGVLEPRAQILGGVVIFDLEGLAMAHAWTVTPQIASMVLALMVTSFPIKSHAIHILHQSWVFDAIFAVFKPLLDARMRDKIFFHGSDMESLHRHVVPTSLPKKYGGTRNELPYYKWIDSLSKNPTIVKEMQLLGYIASEEIIKNLET, from the exons ATGACTCGACCGGCGAATGTGGAGGGGGAGTTTGCCTCGGCCGTGAATCATCAGGCAAAGAAACCCGAG GTGACTTACATTACGATCGGAAAATTGCTCACGCGGAACATTCGTCTCCAGTGGATGTGGACATCCATGATGGACATGCGATACTCCATTTCAACCAAAATTAGGAGCAATG GAAACCAACACTCTTGTTATGTCACCaaag AGAACGGAAGAGACCAATTACTGCGCAACTCCATCGGCCTACAGTACGTCGGGCGGTACTTCAATCGTGACATGACT GAGGAATCAGCCGACGCGGTTCGCATCCAGGAGCTTCACGACCCGATAAACAAGAATAGCGAGAGGCTGCCCGAAGACGATTTCGAGAGGATCAAGATCGAGAGGGTGCGACCCAGCTATCCTGAGGACTTTAATCACCACAGACTGACTTCCAACCTCGTTGGAACGCAGAACTCAGAAAAACCGATTGGAAGCTCCGTAGATGACACGGAGTGCAGAAACGCGCTGAAGAACATCGATGCAGAGGGCTTAGTGATCGGTGGTGAAACTGATAAACCGTCGCTGTTTTCGCCGCAAATCGAATTCAGAAGTGAAGACCAAGAGGCAGGGAATTTTGGACCAAGCAGAAACGGTAGAAGAATGCCGGAGCCGAAGATCGAAAATGAGCCCGACGATGAAGAGGTGGCACTTGACCTGAGCGAACCGCCAGAAGAGGTGATGGAATATGCGAGAACCCAACTCGGGGAAACGGACGAGGTCAAATGCCTGACGATTGATGAACTCCGGGACATGATTTACG AGAGAGGGGAGTGCACGCCACATCGGATGGACGATGCGTTTTTGATCCGGTTTCTTCGGGCACGTCGCTTCAACGTAAACAAGGCGCATAGGCTG GTGGTAAACTACTACAACTTCAAGGATGACCATCCGGATATTCACCGTGGTCTGAATCCCTTGGAAATGCGGCACATTGGCGACGATGACATAATGACGGTGCCTGCCTACCGGACGCAGTGCGGTCGACGGATGATGATATTCAGGATCGGGAACTGGGACCCCAGGAAGTACTCTATAATCGAGATTTTCAAGGCGACGGTGGTAGTTCTGGAGCTTGGCGTACTGGAACCAAGAGCCCAGATCCTCGGTGGTGTCGTTATATTCGATTTGGAAGGTCTGGCAATGGCTCACGCATGGACAGTGACGCCGCAG ATAGCGAGCATGGTTTTGGCCCTGATGGTGACTTCGTTTCCCATAAAGTCCCACGCCATTCACATCCTGCATCAGTCCTGGGTGTTCGACGCTATATTCGCGGTCTTTAAGCCACTCCTGGACGCCAGGATGAGGGACAAGATCTTCTTTCACGGGTCGGACATGGAAAGTCTGCATAGACACGTGGTCCCAACATCACTGCCGAAAAAATACGGTGGTACCAGAAACGAACTTCCCTACTACAAATGGATAGACTCGCTGAGCAAGAACCCGACGATTGTTAAGGAGATGCAGCTGCTTGGCTACATTGCGTCTGAGGAAATAATAAAGAATCTCGAGACGTAG
- the LOC124305490 gene encoding alpha-tocopherol transfer protein-like isoform X3 — translation MWTSMMDMRYSISTKIRSNGNQHSCYVTKENGRDQLLRNSIGLQYVGRYFNRDMTEESADAVRIQELHDPINKNSERLPEDDFERIKIERVRPSYPEDFNHHRLTSNLVGTQNSEKPIGSSVDDTECRNALKNIDAEGLVIGGETDKPSLFSPQIEFRSEDQEAGNFGPSRNGRRMPEPKIENEPDDEEVALDLSEPPEEVMEYARTQLGETDEVKCLTIDELRDMIYERGECTPHRMDDAFLIRFLRARRFNVNKAHRLVVNYYNFKDDHPDIHRGLNPLEMRHIGDDDIMTVPAYRTQCGRRMMIFRIGNWDPRKYSIIEIFKATVVVLELGVLEPRAQILGGVVIFDLEGLAMAHAWTVTPQIASMVLALMVTSFPIKSHAIHILHQSWVFDAIFAVFKPLLDARMRDKIFFHGSDMESLHRHVVPTSLPKKYGGTRNELPYYKWIDSLSKNPTIVKEMQLLGYIASEEIIKNLET, via the exons ATGTGGACATCCATGATGGACATGCGATACTCCATTTCAACCAAAATTAGGAGCAATG GAAACCAACACTCTTGTTATGTCACCaaag AGAACGGAAGAGACCAATTACTGCGCAACTCCATCGGCCTACAGTACGTCGGGCGGTACTTCAATCGTGACATGACT GAGGAATCAGCCGACGCGGTTCGCATCCAGGAGCTTCACGACCCGATAAACAAGAATAGCGAGAGGCTGCCCGAAGACGATTTCGAGAGGATCAAGATCGAGAGGGTGCGACCCAGCTATCCTGAGGACTTTAATCACCACAGACTGACTTCCAACCTCGTTGGAACGCAGAACTCAGAAAAACCGATTGGAAGCTCCGTAGATGACACGGAGTGCAGAAACGCGCTGAAGAACATCGATGCAGAGGGCTTAGTGATCGGTGGTGAAACTGATAAACCGTCGCTGTTTTCGCCGCAAATCGAATTCAGAAGTGAAGACCAAGAGGCAGGGAATTTTGGACCAAGCAGAAACGGTAGAAGAATGCCGGAGCCGAAGATCGAAAATGAGCCCGACGATGAAGAGGTGGCACTTGACCTGAGCGAACCGCCAGAAGAGGTGATGGAATATGCGAGAACCCAACTCGGGGAAACGGACGAGGTCAAATGCCTGACGATTGATGAACTCCGGGACATGATTTACG AGAGAGGGGAGTGCACGCCACATCGGATGGACGATGCGTTTTTGATCCGGTTTCTTCGGGCACGTCGCTTCAACGTAAACAAGGCGCATAGGCTG GTGGTAAACTACTACAACTTCAAGGATGACCATCCGGATATTCACCGTGGTCTGAATCCCTTGGAAATGCGGCACATTGGCGACGATGACATAATGACGGTGCCTGCCTACCGGACGCAGTGCGGTCGACGGATGATGATATTCAGGATCGGGAACTGGGACCCCAGGAAGTACTCTATAATCGAGATTTTCAAGGCGACGGTGGTAGTTCTGGAGCTTGGCGTACTGGAACCAAGAGCCCAGATCCTCGGTGGTGTCGTTATATTCGATTTGGAAGGTCTGGCAATGGCTCACGCATGGACAGTGACGCCGCAG ATAGCGAGCATGGTTTTGGCCCTGATGGTGACTTCGTTTCCCATAAAGTCCCACGCCATTCACATCCTGCATCAGTCCTGGGTGTTCGACGCTATATTCGCGGTCTTTAAGCCACTCCTGGACGCCAGGATGAGGGACAAGATCTTCTTTCACGGGTCGGACATGGAAAGTCTGCATAGACACGTGGTCCCAACATCACTGCCGAAAAAATACGGTGGTACCAGAAACGAACTTCCCTACTACAAATGGATAGACTCGCTGAGCAAGAACCCGACGATTGTTAAGGAGATGCAGCTGCTTGGCTACATTGCGTCTGAGGAAATAATAAAGAATCTCGAGACGTAG
- the LOC124305490 gene encoding alpha-tocopherol transfer protein-like isoform X4: MGRSVPNLTISTLTILGYYTQTGCRRAVLILDCWKVNVIGRRFPGYIFTSIQTEESADAVRIQELHDPINKNSERLPEDDFERIKIERVRPSYPEDFNHHRLTSNLVGTQNSEKPIGSSVDDTECRNALKNIDAEGLVIGGETDKPSLFSPQIEFRSEDQEAGNFGPSRNGRRMPEPKIENEPDDEEVALDLSEPPEEVMEYARTQLGETDEVKCLTIDELRDMIYERGECTPHRMDDAFLIRFLRARRFNVNKAHRLVVNYYNFKDDHPDIHRGLNPLEMRHIGDDDIMTVPAYRTQCGRRMMIFRIGNWDPRKYSIIEIFKATVVVLELGVLEPRAQILGGVVIFDLEGLAMAHAWTVTPQIASMVLALMVTSFPIKSHAIHILHQSWVFDAIFAVFKPLLDARMRDKIFFHGSDMESLHRHVVPTSLPKKYGGTRNELPYYKWIDSLSKNPTIVKEMQLLGYIASEEIIKNLET, translated from the exons ATGGGGCGTTCCGTGCCAAATCTAACGATCTCAACCCTTACCAta CTCGGCTACTATACCCAAACGGGTTGCCGTCGTGCAGTTCTCATCCTGGATTGTTGGAAGGTGAACGTGATCGGACGCCGGTTTCCTGGTTACATCTTTACTAGTATCCAAACC GAGGAATCAGCCGACGCGGTTCGCATCCAGGAGCTTCACGACCCGATAAACAAGAATAGCGAGAGGCTGCCCGAAGACGATTTCGAGAGGATCAAGATCGAGAGGGTGCGACCCAGCTATCCTGAGGACTTTAATCACCACAGACTGACTTCCAACCTCGTTGGAACGCAGAACTCAGAAAAACCGATTGGAAGCTCCGTAGATGACACGGAGTGCAGAAACGCGCTGAAGAACATCGATGCAGAGGGCTTAGTGATCGGTGGTGAAACTGATAAACCGTCGCTGTTTTCGCCGCAAATCGAATTCAGAAGTGAAGACCAAGAGGCAGGGAATTTTGGACCAAGCAGAAACGGTAGAAGAATGCCGGAGCCGAAGATCGAAAATGAGCCCGACGATGAAGAGGTGGCACTTGACCTGAGCGAACCGCCAGAAGAGGTGATGGAATATGCGAGAACCCAACTCGGGGAAACGGACGAGGTCAAATGCCTGACGATTGATGAACTCCGGGACATGATTTACG AGAGAGGGGAGTGCACGCCACATCGGATGGACGATGCGTTTTTGATCCGGTTTCTTCGGGCACGTCGCTTCAACGTAAACAAGGCGCATAGGCTG GTGGTAAACTACTACAACTTCAAGGATGACCATCCGGATATTCACCGTGGTCTGAATCCCTTGGAAATGCGGCACATTGGCGACGATGACATAATGACGGTGCCTGCCTACCGGACGCAGTGCGGTCGACGGATGATGATATTCAGGATCGGGAACTGGGACCCCAGGAAGTACTCTATAATCGAGATTTTCAAGGCGACGGTGGTAGTTCTGGAGCTTGGCGTACTGGAACCAAGAGCCCAGATCCTCGGTGGTGTCGTTATATTCGATTTGGAAGGTCTGGCAATGGCTCACGCATGGACAGTGACGCCGCAG ATAGCGAGCATGGTTTTGGCCCTGATGGTGACTTCGTTTCCCATAAAGTCCCACGCCATTCACATCCTGCATCAGTCCTGGGTGTTCGACGCTATATTCGCGGTCTTTAAGCCACTCCTGGACGCCAGGATGAGGGACAAGATCTTCTTTCACGGGTCGGACATGGAAAGTCTGCATAGACACGTGGTCCCAACATCACTGCCGAAAAAATACGGTGGTACCAGAAACGAACTTCCCTACTACAAATGGATAGACTCGCTGAGCAAGAACCCGACGATTGTTAAGGAGATGCAGCTGCTTGGCTACATTGCGTCTGAGGAAATAATAAAGAATCTCGAGACGTAG
- the LOC124305490 gene encoding alpha-tocopherol transfer protein-like isoform X7, with protein sequence MTEESADAVRIQELHDPINKNSERLPEDDFERIKIERVRPSYPEDFNHHRLTSNLVGTQNSEKPIGSSVDDTECRNALKNIDAEGLVIGGETDKPSLFSPQIEFRSEDQEAGNFGPSRNGRRMPEPKIENEPDDEEVALDLSEPPEEVMEYARTQLGETDEVKCLTIDELRDMIYERGECTPHRMDDAFLIRFLRARRFNVNKAHRLVVNYYNFKDDHPDIHRGLNPLEMRHIGDDDIMTVPAYRTQCGRRMMIFRIGNWDPRKYSIIEIFKATVVVLELGVLEPRAQILGGVVIFDLEGLAMAHAWTVTPQIASMVLALMVTSFPIKSHAIHILHQSWVFDAIFAVFKPLLDARMRDKIFFHGSDMESLHRHVVPTSLPKKYGGTRNELPYYKWIDSLSKNPTIVKEMQLLGYIASEEIIKNLET encoded by the exons ATGACT GAGGAATCAGCCGACGCGGTTCGCATCCAGGAGCTTCACGACCCGATAAACAAGAATAGCGAGAGGCTGCCCGAAGACGATTTCGAGAGGATCAAGATCGAGAGGGTGCGACCCAGCTATCCTGAGGACTTTAATCACCACAGACTGACTTCCAACCTCGTTGGAACGCAGAACTCAGAAAAACCGATTGGAAGCTCCGTAGATGACACGGAGTGCAGAAACGCGCTGAAGAACATCGATGCAGAGGGCTTAGTGATCGGTGGTGAAACTGATAAACCGTCGCTGTTTTCGCCGCAAATCGAATTCAGAAGTGAAGACCAAGAGGCAGGGAATTTTGGACCAAGCAGAAACGGTAGAAGAATGCCGGAGCCGAAGATCGAAAATGAGCCCGACGATGAAGAGGTGGCACTTGACCTGAGCGAACCGCCAGAAGAGGTGATGGAATATGCGAGAACCCAACTCGGGGAAACGGACGAGGTCAAATGCCTGACGATTGATGAACTCCGGGACATGATTTACG AGAGAGGGGAGTGCACGCCACATCGGATGGACGATGCGTTTTTGATCCGGTTTCTTCGGGCACGTCGCTTCAACGTAAACAAGGCGCATAGGCTG GTGGTAAACTACTACAACTTCAAGGATGACCATCCGGATATTCACCGTGGTCTGAATCCCTTGGAAATGCGGCACATTGGCGACGATGACATAATGACGGTGCCTGCCTACCGGACGCAGTGCGGTCGACGGATGATGATATTCAGGATCGGGAACTGGGACCCCAGGAAGTACTCTATAATCGAGATTTTCAAGGCGACGGTGGTAGTTCTGGAGCTTGGCGTACTGGAACCAAGAGCCCAGATCCTCGGTGGTGTCGTTATATTCGATTTGGAAGGTCTGGCAATGGCTCACGCATGGACAGTGACGCCGCAG ATAGCGAGCATGGTTTTGGCCCTGATGGTGACTTCGTTTCCCATAAAGTCCCACGCCATTCACATCCTGCATCAGTCCTGGGTGTTCGACGCTATATTCGCGGTCTTTAAGCCACTCCTGGACGCCAGGATGAGGGACAAGATCTTCTTTCACGGGTCGGACATGGAAAGTCTGCATAGACACGTGGTCCCAACATCACTGCCGAAAAAATACGGTGGTACCAGAAACGAACTTCCCTACTACAAATGGATAGACTCGCTGAGCAAGAACCCGACGATTGTTAAGGAGATGCAGCTGCTTGGCTACATTGCGTCTGAGGAAATAATAAAGAATCTCGAGACGTAG
- the LOC124305490 gene encoding alpha-tocopherol transfer protein-like isoform X6, with product METNTLVMSPKVMKNKKNNIRQNGRDQLLRNSIGLQYVGRYFNRDMTEESADAVRIQELHDPINKNSERLPEDDFERIKIERVRPSYPEDFNHHRLTSNLVGTQNSEKPIGSSVDDTECRNALKNIDAEGLVIGGETDKPSLFSPQIEFRSEDQEAGNFGPSRNGRRMPEPKIENEPDDEEVALDLSEPPEEVMEYARTQLGETDEVKCLTIDELRDMIYERGECTPHRMDDAFLIRFLRARRFNVNKAHRLVVNYYNFKDDHPDIHRGLNPLEMRHIGDDDIMTVPAYRTQCGRRMMIFRIGNWDPRKYSIIEIFKATVVVLELGVLEPRAQILGGVVIFDLEGLAMAHAWTVTPQIASMVLALMVTSFPIKSHAIHILHQSWVFDAIFAVFKPLLDARMRDKIFFHGSDMESLHRHVVPTSLPKKYGGTRNELPYYKWIDSLSKNPTIVKEMQLLGYIASEEIIKNLET from the exons ATG GAAACCAACACTCTTGTTATGTCACCaaaggtgatgaaaaataaaaaaaataacattcgAC AGAACGGAAGAGACCAATTACTGCGCAACTCCATCGGCCTACAGTACGTCGGGCGGTACTTCAATCGTGACATGACT GAGGAATCAGCCGACGCGGTTCGCATCCAGGAGCTTCACGACCCGATAAACAAGAATAGCGAGAGGCTGCCCGAAGACGATTTCGAGAGGATCAAGATCGAGAGGGTGCGACCCAGCTATCCTGAGGACTTTAATCACCACAGACTGACTTCCAACCTCGTTGGAACGCAGAACTCAGAAAAACCGATTGGAAGCTCCGTAGATGACACGGAGTGCAGAAACGCGCTGAAGAACATCGATGCAGAGGGCTTAGTGATCGGTGGTGAAACTGATAAACCGTCGCTGTTTTCGCCGCAAATCGAATTCAGAAGTGAAGACCAAGAGGCAGGGAATTTTGGACCAAGCAGAAACGGTAGAAGAATGCCGGAGCCGAAGATCGAAAATGAGCCCGACGATGAAGAGGTGGCACTTGACCTGAGCGAACCGCCAGAAGAGGTGATGGAATATGCGAGAACCCAACTCGGGGAAACGGACGAGGTCAAATGCCTGACGATTGATGAACTCCGGGACATGATTTACG AGAGAGGGGAGTGCACGCCACATCGGATGGACGATGCGTTTTTGATCCGGTTTCTTCGGGCACGTCGCTTCAACGTAAACAAGGCGCATAGGCTG GTGGTAAACTACTACAACTTCAAGGATGACCATCCGGATATTCACCGTGGTCTGAATCCCTTGGAAATGCGGCACATTGGCGACGATGACATAATGACGGTGCCTGCCTACCGGACGCAGTGCGGTCGACGGATGATGATATTCAGGATCGGGAACTGGGACCCCAGGAAGTACTCTATAATCGAGATTTTCAAGGCGACGGTGGTAGTTCTGGAGCTTGGCGTACTGGAACCAAGAGCCCAGATCCTCGGTGGTGTCGTTATATTCGATTTGGAAGGTCTGGCAATGGCTCACGCATGGACAGTGACGCCGCAG ATAGCGAGCATGGTTTTGGCCCTGATGGTGACTTCGTTTCCCATAAAGTCCCACGCCATTCACATCCTGCATCAGTCCTGGGTGTTCGACGCTATATTCGCGGTCTTTAAGCCACTCCTGGACGCCAGGATGAGGGACAAGATCTTCTTTCACGGGTCGGACATGGAAAGTCTGCATAGACACGTGGTCCCAACATCACTGCCGAAAAAATACGGTGGTACCAGAAACGAACTTCCCTACTACAAATGGATAGACTCGCTGAGCAAGAACCCGACGATTGTTAAGGAGATGCAGCTGCTTGGCTACATTGCGTCTGAGGAAATAATAAAGAATCTCGAGACGTAG
- the LOC124305490 gene encoding alpha-tocopherol transfer protein-like isoform X5: MWNKYECGIILRLGYYTQTGCRRAVLILDCWKVNVIGRRFPGYIFTSIQTEESADAVRIQELHDPINKNSERLPEDDFERIKIERVRPSYPEDFNHHRLTSNLVGTQNSEKPIGSSVDDTECRNALKNIDAEGLVIGGETDKPSLFSPQIEFRSEDQEAGNFGPSRNGRRMPEPKIENEPDDEEVALDLSEPPEEVMEYARTQLGETDEVKCLTIDELRDMIYERGECTPHRMDDAFLIRFLRARRFNVNKAHRLVVNYYNFKDDHPDIHRGLNPLEMRHIGDDDIMTVPAYRTQCGRRMMIFRIGNWDPRKYSIIEIFKATVVVLELGVLEPRAQILGGVVIFDLEGLAMAHAWTVTPQIASMVLALMVTSFPIKSHAIHILHQSWVFDAIFAVFKPLLDARMRDKIFFHGSDMESLHRHVVPTSLPKKYGGTRNELPYYKWIDSLSKNPTIVKEMQLLGYIASEEIIKNLET; encoded by the exons ATGTGGAATAAATACGAGTGCGGGATAATATTGCGG CTCGGCTACTATACCCAAACGGGTTGCCGTCGTGCAGTTCTCATCCTGGATTGTTGGAAGGTGAACGTGATCGGACGCCGGTTTCCTGGTTACATCTTTACTAGTATCCAAACC GAGGAATCAGCCGACGCGGTTCGCATCCAGGAGCTTCACGACCCGATAAACAAGAATAGCGAGAGGCTGCCCGAAGACGATTTCGAGAGGATCAAGATCGAGAGGGTGCGACCCAGCTATCCTGAGGACTTTAATCACCACAGACTGACTTCCAACCTCGTTGGAACGCAGAACTCAGAAAAACCGATTGGAAGCTCCGTAGATGACACGGAGTGCAGAAACGCGCTGAAGAACATCGATGCAGAGGGCTTAGTGATCGGTGGTGAAACTGATAAACCGTCGCTGTTTTCGCCGCAAATCGAATTCAGAAGTGAAGACCAAGAGGCAGGGAATTTTGGACCAAGCAGAAACGGTAGAAGAATGCCGGAGCCGAAGATCGAAAATGAGCCCGACGATGAAGAGGTGGCACTTGACCTGAGCGAACCGCCAGAAGAGGTGATGGAATATGCGAGAACCCAACTCGGGGAAACGGACGAGGTCAAATGCCTGACGATTGATGAACTCCGGGACATGATTTACG AGAGAGGGGAGTGCACGCCACATCGGATGGACGATGCGTTTTTGATCCGGTTTCTTCGGGCACGTCGCTTCAACGTAAACAAGGCGCATAGGCTG GTGGTAAACTACTACAACTTCAAGGATGACCATCCGGATATTCACCGTGGTCTGAATCCCTTGGAAATGCGGCACATTGGCGACGATGACATAATGACGGTGCCTGCCTACCGGACGCAGTGCGGTCGACGGATGATGATATTCAGGATCGGGAACTGGGACCCCAGGAAGTACTCTATAATCGAGATTTTCAAGGCGACGGTGGTAGTTCTGGAGCTTGGCGTACTGGAACCAAGAGCCCAGATCCTCGGTGGTGTCGTTATATTCGATTTGGAAGGTCTGGCAATGGCTCACGCATGGACAGTGACGCCGCAG ATAGCGAGCATGGTTTTGGCCCTGATGGTGACTTCGTTTCCCATAAAGTCCCACGCCATTCACATCCTGCATCAGTCCTGGGTGTTCGACGCTATATTCGCGGTCTTTAAGCCACTCCTGGACGCCAGGATGAGGGACAAGATCTTCTTTCACGGGTCGGACATGGAAAGTCTGCATAGACACGTGGTCCCAACATCACTGCCGAAAAAATACGGTGGTACCAGAAACGAACTTCCCTACTACAAATGGATAGACTCGCTGAGCAAGAACCCGACGATTGTTAAGGAGATGCAGCTGCTTGGCTACATTGCGTCTGAGGAAATAATAAAGAATCTCGAGACGTAG